From Quercus lobata isolate SW786 chromosome 11, ValleyOak3.0 Primary Assembly, whole genome shotgun sequence:
CATGTTTGTCCAACCTATCTAAAGGGAATTTTCTTTTGTCACCCGATATGGTTAAATCTGTTGGTGTTGGTGACATGCTGTATAGGGTTTCCTTTGACCACGTTGATCATCCCAAGTATTTGGTTATTCAGGCTTTTAATTTAGCTCTAGATCAGTGGTTTGAGGGCTGCCTGAATGTAGGAAGTGAAATTTTTGGGGAATTTAATGAAGTTCTAGAGGATGGATATCCTTGCTGCGGTCTTATCCATCTATCTGATCAGAAATTCTGCCTACTTCTTCAATCTTCCTACTCAGAGGATGGCAACGGCAATGGCGATTTTGATAGGAGGAGAAGTGCCTATTTCAAACCTCATTCTGCATCTTCTTTTTACTTGTATTCTGTGGTTCTTGAAGTTTCAATGATATTAGACAAGCCCAGGGATCTCGCGGGTTTCATGGGGTTGAATATTGTTGTTCTGTCCACCGAAAAATATCGCTTGGTTAGTCCATTACTAATTCAAGATGCAATGTTGGTGTAAGTGTTTCTATatgtctttgtattttttttttttaaatgtttcacTTGTTCTAATGTGTATGCCTCGACTTGCAGGGATAGTACATTTCATCCATCAAATATGCTGGCCTTGAGGTATATTATCTATTCCTTTCTTTTGTTccttcaaataaatttttttacaattctaaTGTGTTGCAATAATGTTGCTTAACAGGTGCAATGAGTCGTTGCTAAAAGAATTTGGGATGGCCCGACCCTCTAAGGCAGTGTGtgaggaactcctgcagcagcATCTCGTCATTGCTAAACGAATTTGGGATGGCCCGACCCGTGAGGAACTCCTATTTAATCTTTAAGTGTTTTAAtgttatagttgtaaattaaTTTTGGATGGTAGCTACTAAATTACCTGGCTGCTTGATTGACAAACAAATATTAATGGGAAGAATATTTGGCTTAAGAAAGGTTGTTGTTAATATTTCTAATATGCTTGTTTAATCTTGTGCTACGTGGTGGTGGACTAAATAAGTTTATCCACAATTGAATTTTGTGGGACCTAGATCTAAGATATTTCTTTGTTGTCCTCCAAAGAAGCTTGAATTAAGCTCATTTTGAGCTTACTATTGTGCAGGGCTGGCCCTTCCTTTAAGCAGTAAGGATTGTGGCATGTGCTCCTAGGCTCTGATTATTTGTTTTCTACATGTGAGAGTTGTAGAGTGTAGAGCTCATAATGTTTGAATACACCTTCTAAAGCggaaatctctctctccctctcaacaAAGTAAAActatttatgttttctttttcaaaatctcttctttttttttttctttttttaacacattgCTGAAAGTTTTGTTAAGCATAACAAAGTGATTTTTTTCAAGCTTTCTTTGCACTGTTGCGCTTTGGAATGTACTTCTTTGCACTATTGTTGCTTACCTCAATTGTATTTCTTAAATATGCATTGTACATACTGTAGTCTGCCTTGTGTACATATTAATGCTTGGTTGGTTGCATCTAAAAGGGAAAGTCTATGTATGAAATTCTTAATGCTTCTCTAATTTGGATATTGAGAAGGGAAAGAATTTAGTGGTAAAAGGTGCTTGCTATCTAGTAGGGGATGTGA
This genomic window contains:
- the LOC115968082 gene encoding uncharacterized protein LOC115968082: MNQERVIIFCGHMRDEPFVFSEDDGCCKTTMSWFSILVPEIRSPSSGTAPSSSPLRTLKSTLSPFSVLKLPTRTFFTAVGSNIFIFHDSVNKILTFNNSSGDWKLAPPMNYPRTSPHVIVLDGKLYVIGGLIQPIGGLKFPLPANYCFMEFFDPDIGTWEPLPNPDQPFMDQFHQDQFHQPREMVTALLRDRKILVTSYTESILYVYYIDYRVWTLFSDLSYLSKRNLPHLPCLSNLSKGNFLLSPDMVKSVGVGDMLYRVSFDHVDHPKYLVIQAFNLALDQWFEGCLNVGSEIFGEFNEVLEDGYPCCGLIHLSDQKFCLLLQSSYSEDGNGNGDFDRRRSAYFKPHSASSFYLYSVVLEVSMILDKPRDLAGFMGLNIVVLSTEKYRLVSPLLIQDAMLVDSTFHPSNMLALRCNESLLKEFGMARPSKAVCEELLQQHLVIAKRIWDGPTREELLFNL